CGTGTCCAAAGGCATAGTTGAGCATTTTTCCCCATGTAGGCACTCGGGGATCACCAAATCCCAGAAAGCTAAGTGAAGCCTCTGCCAGGATGCCCCCTGGGACGCTCAGTACTAGTGACGCTAGAGCGATTGGAATGATGTTTGGCAGCAAGTGTTTGCGCATGATATAAGGTCTACTTGCGCCAGAGGCTACCGCGCATTCGACAAAGGCAGCCTCTCTGATAGATAGAATTTGAGATCTGATAGTTCTCGCCAAACCTAGCCATCCAAACAGAGCTATGAAAATAATAACGTAGAACACGTTCTTCCCGAAGAGTTTCACCAACGTCAGTAGTAATGGTAGCCCTGGCAGACACAGCAGAATATCAACTATGCGCATGAGTGTCTCGTCAACCGCACCACCTACATATCCAGCAACGATGCCTACGAGAACGCCTATGGACGTCCCAATAGCAGCTGCCATCAGCCCTATGATCAGTGAAACTCTGGTACCGTAAATCAATTGTGAAAAGACGTCAGACCCTGCAAAATCTGTGCCAAGTATGCCATGAACAAGACCTGGAATGAAGAATTTGAAATCCAGCAAACTTATTTCAGCTCTGGCCATTCGTGTGTCCTCCTCAGGTCTGAAGGACACTTGGAAGACCAAACTGTATTCACCTATGATTGGATTTGAAAAAATGAGGTTTGCGAGGTTGATTGCCTTCGGGTCGGAATAGCCAATACTTTTGAGTAGCCAGTAGTCTGTTGATTCTGCTATAACAGACAGACTCCTAGGCAAGTCAGTATATGGTTCTTTCCAAATACGAGTAGAGGTTCCGTTGGGGTTAACTAGGAACAGTTTAGATGAATACCTGACGTCTGTGAGATTCTTTGCTACCCAGTCGAATGTAACGGCGAATCTGTTCGGTGGGACCGAATAGGAGTAGTTGAAACTAGTGGTGAAAGAGATATCTACCATCTTCGTTTCTCCAGTCATGTAGAAACTGCATTCCACGTCTTTTCCAGGATAGATTTCAACGAAATCGGATCCGTTTCCGATCTCCCAAAGAGGGAATATTTCCATTGTACGTGGGTAATCGCTGTATTGAGGGAGGATTGTCATCCAACCAGGCTGTGCGAAACCATCGGCTACTCGAGAAGGTGTTATTGGATCGTACGGGGTTAGCCAAGGAGCAAAAACTGCCATTACTATAAACATCAATAGGAGCACTAGACCAAAAAACCCTATTTTGTTGTGGCTGAATTCTTCCCAAAATCCTTTGATCTTTCGTGAGTATATTGTTCTCCTTTCCTTGGAAAATAGAGTTGCCATCGACTTTCTCTCCTATCTTCTAACCCCCACTCGTATGCGCGGATCCAGGATTCCATATAGAAAGTCTGCGATGAGATTGCATATTATTACCAGGACGGCATATATGAAAAGCACTGCCTGAACTACTGGGTAGTCGTTGGCGTTTAAGGCTGCTATATACCATGAACCGATTCCCGGCCAAGTGAATATGTATTCGGTTATCATGGCTCCTGTGACAATTGCTGGAATGGATAAGGTTATGATCGTACTGATTGGTGGAAGGATGCTTCGGAAAGCATGTCTGTACAACAATGTTCTTTCACTTAAGCCTTTAGCTCGTGCCGTGACCATGTAGTCTTGGGTGAGGGCATCGATTATCAGGTTTCTGACATATAGGGCCCATCCCCCAAAGCCGGCTATTATGAGTGACAGGGCTGGTTGTGCCAGATGCCATGCTACGTCAGCCATATATACGATAGGATCAGTCGGTTTTGGGACGCTCGTCATATGTCTTGATGGAAAGAATTGGAAGCCGAACCATAAGAAAAAGAGATAGGAAAAAAAGAGTAGAAAAATCATCTGAACAAAGAATGTTGGCACCCCGTCTGCGAAGAGTCCCACACCGAGAGAAAAAACGTCTGCTTTGCTTCCTCTTCTGGATCCAGCGAACACTCCCACGGAGATACCAAGAATTATTGTGCCTATTGTTGCTGTTCCAAGAAGCAGAATCGTGTTAGGTAGGCGCCACGACAGCTCTGTAATTACTGGCATCCTTGACTGGAAGGAAACACCAAATCTCCATGTGAACATGTTTTGGAGATACTTAATGAATCGGATATGAAGTGGTTCTAATAGACCCCATGATTCAAGTAGCATTTGCTTCTGTTCTAGTGTGAAATCTGGATTGAGTATTGTTGATGTAGGGTCACCCGCCCACATAACTTGGAATATTATGAAATTTAGCGCCGCTACGACGAACAGAACACCTATCGCGATTATTATTCTCTTAGCCAGATATTCTCTCATATAACCGCTTCCTCTTCTTCCTGTTCTTTCTTCTGTTAATATTTATGTCCATGCGTTAAGCACGTCAGGTTTTCACGAGAATCTATTTAAAGTTATCTAAACTCTTGGAAGTCTACTTCTATATAATTGTTCTATAGGTTTTTTTAGATAACTTTATATTTTCCCTCCATGCTATTAATCATGCTGAAAAAAAGAAAGGAGAAAGAAAGATATGATGATGAATAAACCATTGAAGCGTGTAAGCTTAGCATTGATTTGCATATCGATTCTTGCAACGATGTTCGCAGTAAATCCCGCTTTTGCGCAACCTCAGCGAGGTCCTAGAATTGACACTTTGCGGTATAAAGTTACTAGGTCCCCTGCCGCTCAATTGATAGAGATGACGCTTGGTCCACCAACTGGCAGCGACCTGTGGCTGGGCATGATTAGGCCCACAGATGTTGAAGCGATGGATGACCTAGGTTACAGCTTAAGCTCTAGGTCACTGTTGCACTTCTGTGAATTCGGCTTTAACATGCGTAACCCACCACTTGACGACGTGAACTTCAGGCATGCTCTTGCCCACTTGGTGCCAAAAGAAAAGATCATTGGAACATTGTTCAAATACATTAACATACCAATCTCTACAGCGGTGCCTCCAGCCCAAGGATTGTGGTATAACCCATACACTGATCCACATCCATACAGCCGAGCAGAGGCTGAAGCCATATTGGCTGCGGCTGGTTACCAGAAGATCGGCGACGTTTGGAAGATGCCTGACACCAGCGACATCCCCAACTTGAGAGTATACATTCCACTGGAAATCGTGGCGCCAACATCTTACACTATCGGCAGGTTGTTTGTTGACGAGGCTCATGCGATAGGCTTAACCAGCCTTAACTTGGAACCCATGGACTTCGCAACGTATACGGCCTTGGCTTTCGACGACTGGGACTTTGACATATTCTGGGTTTGCTGGAGCTTAGGCAGGTTCCCAACTCTACTATACTCATTCTTCCATTCTTCAAACCTCTTCTTGGGAAGCTACAACCCCTACGGAATCAACTATCCAGCCCTAGACGCAGAAATTGAGACCTTCTATTATGGTCTTGACCACCCAGCTAAGGTGGCGGCCGCAAAGAAGGCTCAAGAGCTCGTTATGGGTGGAACAACCATTGATCCATTACTCTACCCCGCACAGGCAGGAAGGGAGCAGGCAATACCGCTAATACCCGTCTATTCAAGAAACGCCTATGACGTCATGACTGACGACGATATGGGTACCCCTGACCCATCAGATGATGAAGGCCTTAGGGGAGGAATCAACATGTTCGGCTATGGCATCAACAACGGTTGGACTTACATGAACGCCTACTGGAACACACCCGATGGATACAGACCAGGCACCACTGACAACATGATTGTGCCGGTTCATGACGAGTTCCCAGAAACACTCAACCCAACCTCCGGAAGCACAGTCTATGCATGGGACATTATGGACAGAACAATGGACGGACTTATGGCTACGAACCCGTATACTCACAGAGATGAACCATGGCTAGCCACCTCATGGTCTTATGGAATTGAGGCAGGCGGCATGTACATAAGATTCGATCTTCGAACTACAGACCTTCACGGACAACCCATTGAGTGGCAAGACGGAGTTAACATAGCACCTAGCGACGTACAATTCTCATGGGATTTCCTCGCCGACCACGAAATATCAAGGTATTGGGACGACATGATGTACTACCTAAGTTCTGACATTTCTGGAAACGAGATTACGGCACACATGAGCACAACCAGCCAATGGCTGATATACGCCCTTGCTGGAACTGCGTATATGCTTCCACCACCAGTCTGGACACCTATGATTGGACAGCCAAAGAACACCATAGAATCTTGGGATCCATCAGCTGAGGCGGGACCGGGAGGTCTGCCAACAAAAGTTTACGGAGTAGGCCCGTTCATACTGCAGCACAGCACCTTAGAGTTCGCAAATAACGGCTACGGCGATCTTGACGCAAACCGCAACTACTGGCTAGAAACAGATGACATCACAGACATAATCGCAGACATGTTCCACAGCGCAGGCGACGTTGATTACATCGGCGAAGTTAGCATTGTTGCTCTTCAGGCTATAAACTTGGCCATGTGGACCGCTCCAGGCGATTCTGACTGGTACGAAAACGCAGACATCTGTGGTCCTGGAGGAACACCGCCAGACAGCTACGTTGGCATAGACGACCTTGGAACTGCCGGCAAATTCTACGGCGAACCTAAAGAAGTGCCTCGTATGTAAATTTGGAGGTAAATAGAGTGAGAGGAAAAACTATATTGTGGTTGACGCTGATTGCATTGCTTATGGGCGTTGCTGTACCAAACTTAGGCGTGGCACAACCGTATACAACAATCTCTGTTGATCCCTCGTTGATTACTGGTCTTTTGCCAGGTGACTCGTTCGGTGTGGACATATACATTACGGACGCTGTAGGTGTTCACGCTTGGGAAGTTAAACTGGCATATGCACCATACATGGACGTCATGGTTGTGACTGACATCATCGAAGGCGACTTCCTCATGGGAGGCGGCATGACAACGTTCGCTAAATACGTAGACCATTTCTATGGCTTTGCTATGTTCGGAGCAACTGGAGACATGGACCATTACGGAGTCTGGGGTGAAGGCATTCTGGCAACAGTGGTCTTCTCCATCTTGGAAGCAGGTGAATGTGACCTTAACCTCTACGACACAATACTCTTAAACCGTGACAAAGAGGAACTATCCCACTCAGTCGTGGATGGCTACTACCTAGGTCCCACAGCAGATCTGAGAAAGCTGTTGGGAACTGCACGTGGACGCAAAGCACCATATACAGCCCCGGCTTCCATGGATATGAAAGCCCAAGTCGAAAACACAGGGTATGCAGATATTTACGCCCGTCTCAAGTTCTCATCTGTGCACGAAAGCGGCAAGACAGTCACGCTATACAGCGGACAACACCTATGGACGACAGAGCCCAGAGCACCAGAATACTACTACGTGAACGAGTTCACGCCTGTCTGGACCGCATGGGATATGATCGGCGATGAGCCATGGATAGATGAGGCAGAAGATGGTAGCTACATTGAGGGATGGAACCACGGTGAAATCATAGGAATCTTCGGTTTCGAAGACATAACTTTGAATCCAGGAGACATAATCTCCCAAGTGACACTCGAGGGCTATACACAAGTCGATGGCGGCCATATTGACATTGACATCTACGTCTATCCAACTATGGCATGGATAGACTCACTGTGGGGCGGTGCCGACTGGGCATGGCATACTACACGGTGGGTAGACCCCGTCACCTCGAACATCGATCCATCACTAAAAACTCTAGCAGGCTTCAACGACTGGACGATTCTGATATACTGCTACGCTGCTGCTGGCGAATCCACGAAGCTTGACGCATTAAGGCTGAAGGTGGAGTTCACAGGCATAGAAGGCGACCCAACATGGGAGCACATACCCGTAGGTGCACCACCAACTGACTTACCACCAGCCGTATGGGATATATACGATTTCGATGCAGGCGATTGGGACACGACTGTCACGTGCGAATACAGATACAACTATCCCGACCCACGCTTCTTACAAGTTTGGCAAACAGCAAAAACAATAGAGACCTACTCTTGGTCCGTCAAATAGCCATAAAAGGCAAGACGGGCTTCCCCATTTCCCTTTTTTGTTTTGAATATTAACAATCGCGAGTGGTTAATGTATGAACAGGCAAAGACTAGATTTTTTTTTCGCATTCACTCTCTTACTCTTGGCACTACTGAATGTGCCATATACTTCTGCAGTCACGTGGTCATCAGATGAACGCCTAACCGAGGCTCTTGCTTTCGAGGGGGCTCCTTCAATAATCCAAACAAGCAACAATAAAATATGGATTGTGTGGAAAAAAGTCGTACAATCCACCTCATCAATATTCTATACAACATCCTCAGACTATGGTGCGTCTTGGTCCCCCGGGAAGAACATAACAGCTTTTCCCCGCCTAGATACAAACGTAGATCCTGCAATTGTACAACTTTCAAATGGCACTATCTGGGCGGTCTGGTCGGCTGAGAAAGTTCCTCCCGACTTCAGTTTGAGCGCTTCCCCCTCACAACTGAGCATCCTCACAGGTGGCTCCGACAACTCTACTATCACAATAGCCTCCATAAACTATTTTCAAGGCTTGGTAGACTTGGCTGTCATCTCGATCAAGCCTATGACTGATTCTATTAACACAACTTTCACCCCACCTCAAGTCAATGTTCCACCAAACTCCGAAGCGAATTCCACCTTAACGATCGATGTTGCGGTAGAGACGACCCCTGACAACTACACACTAGTGGTGAGGGGGACA
The sequence above is a segment of the Candidatus Bathyarchaeota archaeon genome. Coding sequences within it:
- a CDS encoding ABC transporter permease; protein product: MATLFSKERRTIYSRKIKGFWEEFSHNKIGFFGLVLLLMFIVMAVFAPWLTPYDPITPSRVADGFAQPGWMTILPQYSDYPRTMEIFPLWEIGNGSDFVEIYPGKDVECSFYMTGETKMVDISFTTSFNYSYSVPPNRFAVTFDWVAKNLTDVRYSSKLFLVNPNGTSTRIWKEPYTDLPRSLSVIAESTDYWLLKSIGYSDPKAINLANLIFSNPIIGEYSLVFQVSFRPEEDTRMARAEISLLDFKFFIPGLVHGILGTDFAGSDVFSQLIYGTRVSLIIGLMAAAIGTSIGVLVGIVAGYVGGAVDETLMRIVDILLCLPGLPLLLTLVKLFGKNVFYVIIFIALFGWLGLARTIRSQILSIREAAFVECAVASGASRPYIMRKHLLPNIIPIALASLVLSVPGGILAEASLSFLGFGDPRVPTWGKMLNYAFGHGAFENFAWWWAIPPGIAITLVCLAFVFMGFAIDEIVNPRLRRRR
- a CDS encoding ABC transporter permease encodes the protein MREYLAKRIIIAIGVLFVVAALNFIIFQVMWAGDPTSTILNPDFTLEQKQMLLESWGLLEPLHIRFIKYLQNMFTWRFGVSFQSRMPVITELSWRLPNTILLLGTATIGTIILGISVGVFAGSRRGSKADVFSLGVGLFADGVPTFFVQMIFLLFFSYLFFLWFGFQFFPSRHMTSVPKPTDPIVYMADVAWHLAQPALSLIIAGFGGWALYVRNLIIDALTQDYMVTARAKGLSERTLLYRHAFRSILPPISTIITLSIPAIVTGAMITEYIFTWPGIGSWYIAALNANDYPVVQAVLFIYAVLVIICNLIADFLYGILDPRIRVGVRR